The following coding sequences are from one Enterococcus sp. 4G2_DIV0659 window:
- a CDS encoding DUF7278 family profilin-like fold-containing protein has translation MELFEQVEWVNWKKLNDSEKEVLLRQLLMYFVPPTMEVNRIELVTFDLYGIKCRTFELELDGELFVFIPGNNEAILGWDLGAEGLRAHELLSFDVESLEKNTFKTTLTNDAISQTSDWIQEDRPFDLTSLEGVSSYINAHTTPLRKVAIPAMLVQKYALPAGTEFLGVFDTVTGMFEGELEQFTPYEKCINEHLFPGLSAEESFSWSFPKSLLVENECYLEFLPESDYYFVYSHSGCTHEALKLALKRQGFDLLSEDQWEYVVGAGTRRLFRWGNELLIQDNESGRQIKSKMNGANMFGLVIDTQKNRFELTDHRTIVKLTIQLEEKEHLIEQMLPLSTYYHHPSHIISADKTLHPNEYLYRKVIKIEK, from the coding sequence GTGGAGCTATTTGAACAAGTAGAATGGGTGAATTGGAAAAAATTGAATGATTCTGAAAAAGAAGTACTTTTACGCCAATTGCTTATGTATTTTGTTCCGCCAACAATGGAAGTCAACAGGATCGAATTGGTTACTTTTGATCTCTATGGAATAAAATGTCGTACATTTGAGTTAGAATTAGACGGCGAACTATTTGTTTTTATTCCAGGGAATAACGAAGCAATTCTTGGCTGGGATTTAGGCGCAGAGGGATTAAGAGCACATGAATTATTAAGTTTTGATGTCGAAAGTTTGGAGAAAAATACGTTTAAAACGACGTTGACAAATGACGCCATTTCACAAACTTCTGATTGGATACAAGAAGATAGACCATTTGATCTAACTTCATTGGAAGGGGTTTCGTCTTACATAAATGCCCACACGACACCCTTAAGAAAAGTTGCTATTCCAGCTATGCTTGTTCAAAAATATGCCTTACCAGCGGGGACGGAATTTTTAGGTGTTTTCGATACGGTGACAGGAATGTTTGAAGGAGAGCTTGAGCAATTTACACCTTACGAAAAATGTATCAATGAACATCTATTTCCTGGATTATCTGCAGAGGAAAGTTTTAGCTGGTCATTTCCTAAAAGCTTATTGGTGGAAAATGAATGTTATTTAGAGTTTTTACCTGAATCCGATTATTATTTCGTTTACAGTCATAGTGGATGTACGCATGAAGCGTTGAAATTGGCGTTAAAACGTCAAGGGTTTGATTTGTTGTCAGAAGATCAATGGGAATATGTTGTAGGGGCTGGAACGAGACGACTGTTTCGCTGGGGCAACGAATTATTGATACAGGATAATGAGTCTGGTCGTCAAATTAAAAGTAAAATGAACGGGGCTAATATGTTTGGTTTGGTGATTGATACACAAAAAAATCGGTTTGAATTAACAGATCATCGAACAATCGTTAAATTAACGATACAGTTAGAAGAAAAAGAGCATTTAATTGAGCAGATGTTGCCTTTATCAACTTACTATCATCATCCATCACATATAATTTCAGCGGATAAAACGTTACATCCAAATGAATATCTCTATAGAAAAGTGATTAAAATTGAAAAGTAA
- a CDS encoding GNAT family N-acetyltransferase: MHIHFGNERWQQAAALALRYEVFVLEQNISLQEEFDALDTVDRNYFVAYDESLAVATIRYQKKDDVTIQPDRFCVRKTYRGKGIGKKILSLLEEKAQEDGCTFSSLSAEKTAISFYESLNYKVNSEEYLEDGILCVEMVKQLACEL, translated from the coding sequence ATGCATATACATTTTGGCAATGAACGTTGGCAACAAGCCGCAGCGTTGGCTTTACGTTATGAGGTTTTTGTATTGGAACAGAATATTTCATTGCAAGAGGAGTTTGACGCGCTTGATACCGTTGATCGTAATTATTTTGTCGCATACGATGAATCACTTGCAGTTGCTACGATTCGTTATCAGAAAAAAGATGACGTCACTATCCAACCAGATCGTTTTTGCGTCCGTAAAACGTATCGAGGCAAAGGTATTGGCAAAAAAATACTTTCATTATTGGAAGAAAAAGCGCAGGAAGACGGCTGTACATTTAGTAGTTTGTCTGCTGAAAAAACAGCCATATCATTTTATGAATCGTTGAATTATAAGGTGAATTCAGAAGAATATTTAGAAGATGGGATTCTTTGTGTAGAGATGGTAAAACAATTGGCATGTGAATTATAA
- a CDS encoding ABC transporter permease: MVISPLKKMFLRSFKKNSIQLLSIALMLILGVAIYIGIDSTWRSLNDYVETNYRKENKADIEVLINPTNKDFSELSESENIKQLEEQFLIEGAITGSDGKEVLINGVDQEAKLNQYTIVKGKDLDKQNTVVIDKSFAEANHINVGDRLTIQINSLEKEVTISGLAVSSSYIYITPDSTTVVPNHKDYGFIYMNKKDTEYFTQNSVMTNKLVIKVAEGKKIETVKKEIEEKYEQEIISILESKETLNDLATSQKVQQYQSIGNLFPIIFFAIVILMSFTTMYRLINKERGIIGTMKALGYSSFKIITHYLFYGIWVSIIGVLFGVFIGWKVIPNYIWRFFNELFIFDHPEIVINGYQVAIITALSVFSTCVATLIVFYNVEKESPASLLREKSTTKGYNILLERIKPFWNGLRTSQKLTLRQMFRSKIRMSMTIIGVVGCTSLLLSALGIRDTINHVASSVYEKSYLYEEKAYVASDVDSSELYDKTRNNKEVEGLEERPYFILSDSKNKSGLIHVIEDNSSYIKFYDKDKQVKLAEERLLITKKTAEIFSLKKGDNIQFRNAAGDLVKLKVTDIAELSIGQGFYLTKSAWEKVNQEFVPTSFLGKSLKATFSNDEMKKIVLTKKQESDFLASMGSTLSMSILLIVSASLLLIVVLYNLGTLNFSDRERDMATLSVLGFRFSELKKILSTENIILSLCGIIIGIPFGIKIHEKIFSNAGMGDELYFRPVIDRQSYLITIIFTVILIIIVNYLSNKKINKIKMTEALKSVE, from the coding sequence ATGGTAATTTCTCCTTTGAAAAAAATGTTTCTTCGTAGTTTTAAAAAGAACAGCATCCAACTTCTATCAATTGCATTGATGTTGATTTTAGGCGTAGCGATTTATATAGGAATCGATAGTACTTGGAGAAGCTTAAATGATTATGTTGAAACGAATTATCGTAAAGAAAATAAAGCGGATATTGAAGTATTGATCAATCCAACCAACAAAGATTTTTCAGAGCTTAGTGAGTCAGAAAACATTAAGCAGCTCGAAGAACAATTTCTAATAGAAGGGGCAATTACAGGTAGTGACGGTAAAGAAGTCCTAATTAACGGGGTTGATCAAGAAGCTAAACTCAATCAGTATACAATTGTTAAAGGAAAAGATTTAGACAAACAGAATACAGTTGTTATTGATAAAAGTTTTGCTGAAGCAAATCATATAAACGTTGGCGACAGACTCACGATTCAAATAAATTCACTTGAAAAAGAGGTTACGATCAGTGGATTGGCTGTAAGTTCTTCTTATATTTATATTACGCCAGACTCAACGACCGTGGTACCAAATCACAAGGATTACGGTTTTATCTACATGAATAAAAAAGACACGGAATATTTTACACAAAATAGTGTAATGACGAATAAACTCGTCATAAAAGTAGCAGAAGGAAAAAAAATCGAAACAGTCAAAAAGGAAATTGAAGAGAAATACGAACAGGAAATTATTAGTATTCTCGAGTCTAAAGAGACATTGAATGATTTAGCTACTAGTCAAAAGGTGCAACAATATCAATCAATAGGCAACTTGTTTCCAATTATCTTTTTTGCGATTGTTATCCTAATGAGCTTTACAACAATGTATCGTCTAATCAATAAGGAACGAGGGATCATTGGAACGATGAAAGCATTAGGTTATAGCAGTTTCAAAATAATTACGCATTATTTATTTTATGGTATATGGGTGAGTATTATTGGCGTGCTTTTCGGTGTTTTTATTGGTTGGAAGGTTATTCCTAATTATATCTGGCGATTTTTTAATGAGTTATTTATTTTTGATCATCCTGAAATTGTCATTAATGGCTACCAAGTGGCGATAATTACTGCATTATCCGTGTTTAGCACATGCGTTGCCACGTTGATTGTTTTTTATAACGTTGAGAAAGAGTCACCAGCTTCTCTTTTAAGAGAAAAAAGCACCACCAAAGGTTATAATATTTTGTTGGAAAGAATCAAGCCTTTTTGGAATGGGCTAAGAACGTCTCAAAAGTTAACGTTGCGGCAGATGTTTAGAAGTAAAATTAGAATGTCAATGACGATTATTGGCGTGGTTGGATGTACAAGTCTTTTGTTATCTGCTTTGGGAATTAGAGACACGATCAATCACGTGGCTAGTTCGGTTTACGAGAAATCTTACTTATACGAAGAAAAGGCCTATGTAGCAAGCGACGTGGATTCAAGCGAACTGTATGATAAAACTCGGAATAATAAAGAAGTAGAAGGACTTGAAGAACGACCATACTTTATTCTATCCGATAGTAAAAATAAGAGTGGGTTGATTCACGTTATAGAGGATAATAGTTCGTATATCAAATTTTATGACAAGGATAAACAAGTAAAATTAGCAGAGGAGCGTTTACTAATTACAAAGAAAACAGCAGAAATTTTTTCTTTGAAAAAAGGAGACAATATTCAGTTTAGAAATGCTGCGGGGGATTTGGTCAAGCTAAAGGTGACTGATATTGCAGAGTTAAGTATAGGACAAGGCTTCTACTTAACAAAATCTGCATGGGAGAAAGTGAATCAAGAATTTGTGCCGACAAGTTTTTTGGGTAAAAGCCTAAAAGCAACATTCTCAAATGATGAAATGAAAAAAATTGTCTTAACAAAAAAACAAGAAAGTGACTTTTTAGCTAGCATGGGAAGTACCCTTTCGATGTCTATTTTATTGATAGTGTCTGCTAGTCTGTTGTTGATTGTTGTTTTATACAATCTAGGTACGTTGAATTTTTCAGATAGAGAACGTGATATGGCGACTTTATCTGTTCTAGGTTTTAGATTTTCTGAACTTAAAAAGATTCTTTCAACTGAAAACATTATTTTATCTCTTTGCGGTATCATTATAGGGATACCTTTTGGGATTAAAATACATGAAAAAATCTTTTCTAATGCAGGAATGGGCGATGAACTTTATTTCAGACCAGTTATTGATCGACAGAGTTATCTGATTACGATTATTTTTACAGTTATTCTAATCATTATTGTGAATTATCTTTCTAACAAAAAAATCAATAAGATTAAAATGACTGAAGCGCTTAAAAGTGTTGAATAA
- a CDS encoding ABC transporter ATP-binding protein, which produces MTYINFKEVSKKYQVSGEVTVNAVNQVNFTINEGEFVVIVGASGAGKTTLLNLLGGMEKTSSGTIVIDNKEISSLKKEELTEYRRNDVGFVFQFYNLVPNLSALENIELAAEVCKEPLDSREVLSSVGLDQRAGNFPSQLSGGEQQRVSIARALAKNPKMLLCDEPTGALDSETGKTIIKLLIDTSKKMNKTVIIVTHNAEFTKIADKVIKMHNGKIADSYTQESPSDVEELVW; this is translated from the coding sequence ATGACATACATCAATTTTAAAGAGGTCAGCAAAAAATACCAAGTAAGTGGAGAAGTCACGGTAAACGCTGTGAACCAAGTAAACTTCACGATCAATGAAGGGGAGTTTGTCGTAATCGTCGGTGCAAGTGGCGCTGGAAAAACAACCCTTTTAAATCTATTAGGCGGAATGGAAAAAACAAGTTCCGGTACAATCGTGATCGACAATAAAGAAATCTCTTCACTAAAAAAAGAAGAACTAACAGAATATCGTAGGAATGATGTTGGGTTTGTTTTTCAATTTTACAACTTAGTCCCTAATTTATCTGCTTTGGAAAATATTGAGTTAGCTGCGGAAGTTTGTAAAGAGCCGCTTGATTCTCGTGAGGTATTATCTAGCGTAGGGCTTGATCAGCGAGCAGGGAATTTTCCGAGTCAGCTATCAGGCGGCGAACAACAACGTGTCTCTATTGCCAGAGCACTTGCGAAAAATCCTAAAATGCTACTGTGTGACGAACCAACGGGCGCCTTAGATTCAGAGACAGGTAAAACGATCATCAAACTTTTAATAGACACATCTAAAAAAATGAATAAAACAGTAATTATTGTCACCCATAATGCAGAGTTCACTAAAATTGCGGACAAAGTCATTAAAATGCATAATGGGAAAATTGCAGATAGTTATACGCAGGAAAGTCCTTCAGATGTGGAGGAATTAGTATGGTAA
- a CDS encoding non-ribosomal peptide synthetase, translating to MNIRNILMSGDFIPADLVYQIKGTFLNEELNIFSLGGATEASIWSIYYPLNDFSDRRVPYGYPLSNQNYYVLDRNDCLVNSNVSGELIITGEGLANGYLLKNQNHGVFYEHAQLGPIYRTGDKGYLTDKGYVNILGRMESELKVNGYRIDLIEIEHSLSSIKDISEAKVVVKENQNGKKYLSAFYTTNTMDELSHELFRSELRKVLPTYMIPSSFTYLNTLPLTSNGKINLKKLKEMEQKASQKFTEKELELFDLWTQVIDLEESNAILTKSATFFEIGGDSIKLPELLYKINKKYNVDITIEELLNHFSLSDQARYLEKIKQEDNNFKINQFLTQLKKGTSEKSIVFIHAGSGEIGIYNELAKNIDSKYNVFAIRFKKDIKKSAPRIIDFTELAKEYNEYLENFESIDYLGGWCIGGTIAYEISKVNSKVNNLFMINTMPPVENKIQKFEFQLKNEQQFIYETFDYKVENAVNTDELWEQIILLLEKRLDLMPKLLKIVPNELARLIPFLVKVVHES from the coding sequence ATGAATATTAGAAATATATTAATGAGTGGCGATTTTATTCCAGCAGATCTAGTTTATCAAATCAAAGGAACGTTTCTAAATGAAGAGTTAAATATTTTTAGTTTAGGTGGTGCAACTGAAGCCTCTATCTGGTCAATTTATTATCCGCTCAACGATTTCTCTGACAGAAGAGTTCCCTATGGATATCCTTTAAGTAATCAAAATTATTATGTTTTAGATCGAAATGATTGCTTGGTTAATAGCAATGTGAGTGGTGAATTGATAATTACAGGTGAAGGACTAGCAAATGGATATTTGTTGAAAAATCAAAATCATGGCGTTTTCTATGAACATGCACAATTAGGTCCAATTTATAGAACCGGTGATAAAGGCTATTTAACAGATAAAGGATATGTCAATATATTAGGTAGAATGGAATCAGAGTTGAAGGTTAATGGATATAGAATCGACCTAATTGAGATAGAACATAGCCTATCTTCTATCAAGGATATAAGCGAGGCTAAGGTTGTCGTTAAAGAAAATCAGAATGGGAAAAAGTATTTAAGTGCCTTCTATACTACGAATACTATGGATGAACTAAGCCATGAATTGTTCAGGAGCGAACTAAGAAAAGTTTTGCCAACATATATGATACCTAGTTCATTTACTTATTTAAATACACTACCATTAACAAGTAATGGGAAAATCAATCTTAAAAAATTAAAAGAAATGGAACAAAAAGCTAGTCAGAAGTTTACTGAAAAAGAACTTGAACTTTTCGACTTATGGACACAAGTAATTGATCTAGAAGAAAGTAACGCTATACTAACTAAAAGTGCAACATTCTTCGAAATAGGTGGTGACTCAATTAAATTACCTGAATTGCTTTATAAAATTAACAAAAAGTATAATGTAGATATTACAATTGAAGAACTATTGAATCATTTTTCATTAAGCGATCAAGCTCGTTATCTTGAAAAAATAAAACAAGAAGATAACAATTTTAAGATAAATCAATTTTTGACGCAATTAAAAAAGGGAACAAGTGAAAAAAGTATTGTATTTATCCATGCTGGATCTGGAGAAATAGGAATATATAATGAATTAGCTAAGAATATTGATTCAAAATATAATGTATTCGCAATTAGATTCAAAAAGGATATTAAAAAATCTGCTCCTAGAATAATTGACTTTACAGAATTAGCTAAAGAATACAATGAATATTTAGAAAATTTCGAATCTATTGATTATTTAGGTGGTTGGTGTATTGGAGGAACAATAGCGTATGAAATATCTAAGGTAAATTCAAAAGTAAACAATCTTTTTATGATCAATACGATGCCTCCAGTTGAAAATAAAATACAAAAATTCGAATTTCAGTTGAAAAATGAACAACAATTTATTTATGAAACATTTGATTATAAAGTAGAGAATGCTGTAAATACAGATGAGCTTTGGGAACAAATTATTCTTTTATTAGAAAAGAGACTAGACTTGATGCCAAAATTGTTAAAAATTGTACCTAATGAGTTAGCAAGGTTAATTCCCTTTTTGGTGAAAGTAGTCCACGAGAGCTAA
- a CDS encoding condensation domain-containing protein, whose product MEIEMTEVQKAYLLGRNESFDAKTGTHMYLEVKYKGDIQEFQDALNKVIQVQPMLRAKVKNMETFEIINNFNYEIIVSSKTNDEMKSFRERTRERLSHKLYQSSDFPLYTFEAVENAEEPGNYLIFISIDLLIADGLSLFQLFDDIKKTVKNDRVKLTDVSDLLLEINDSYLNSKKSARYEKDREYWKQKIETLPDAPNLLVKEEKASHSKFARKEYIYTAEKLSKLKEIAEKRKISLNSLFLTLYSTALQQWSENKEFTINVTTFKRPRGEKYLSVIGDFTSTVLVPTNVDVNKTILENTINIHRNIFSSFRRSSFEGIEVLRELKKHGRQPLMPYVFTSMLFDFDKFDELGEIDYWISETPQVYLDCQMKIVNGSLNISWDYLKEIFEIKQIDEMFQFFIHSIDGFLLDEEIDVRSTLKELNQLIEQKYSKYNSRQSIIKKSTQSILSALKTVKKEFPKKIAFSEVDDSITFNELDRKSDDLAEVIDREKQRYDLKKIRIGIVGNKSIKSTVQMLAVIKTSDSFCFISEDMPENRYRKLLKTSNIQLLIKGERVFRAEPSLRLENEYQEIPHDELYVIFTSGTTGEPKGISISERPVLNTIDDIIVRTGINQEDVLFNVSDLSFDLSVFDLLTPLLSGCETILCPNPSNLFPFKEKILQATFWNSTPGLMQTLLSILIVKL is encoded by the coding sequence ATGGAAATAGAAATGACAGAAGTTCAAAAAGCGTATCTTTTAGGGAGAAATGAATCTTTTGATGCAAAGACTGGTACTCATATGTATTTGGAAGTTAAGTATAAAGGCGATATTCAGGAATTTCAGGATGCATTAAACAAAGTAATACAAGTACAACCGATGTTGAGAGCAAAAGTAAAAAATATGGAAACATTTGAAATTATCAATAACTTTAATTATGAAATAATCGTTAGCTCAAAAACTAATGATGAAATGAAGAGTTTTAGAGAGAGAACAAGAGAACGATTATCACATAAATTATATCAATCGAGTGACTTTCCATTGTATACTTTTGAAGCTGTTGAAAATGCAGAGGAACCTGGTAATTATTTGATTTTTATAAGTATAGATTTATTAATAGCTGATGGTCTAAGTTTATTTCAGTTGTTTGATGATATAAAAAAGACAGTGAAAAATGATCGAGTAAAATTAACAGATGTGTCTGACCTGCTTTTAGAAATAAATGACTCATACTTAAATTCAAAAAAGTCTGCAAGGTATGAGAAAGATAGAGAATATTGGAAACAAAAGATAGAAACCTTGCCAGATGCCCCAAATTTATTAGTGAAGGAAGAGAAAGCGAGTCACAGTAAATTTGCTAGAAAAGAATATATTTATACAGCAGAGAAGCTTTCAAAATTAAAAGAGATTGCTGAGAAAAGAAAAATATCATTAAATTCGCTCTTTTTAACTCTTTATAGTACAGCTCTGCAACAATGGTCTGAAAATAAAGAATTTACAATCAATGTTACTACATTTAAAAGACCAAGAGGAGAAAAATATTTATCGGTTATAGGTGATTTTACTAGTACAGTATTAGTTCCAACTAATGTTGATGTGAATAAAACGATTTTAGAGAATACGATAAACATCCATAGAAATATCTTTTCAAGTTTCAGACGATCTTCTTTTGAAGGAATTGAAGTTTTAAGAGAACTAAAGAAGCATGGACGTCAACCTTTAATGCCGTATGTATTTACTTCTATGCTATTTGATTTTGATAAATTTGATGAATTAGGTGAAATAGACTATTGGATTTCGGAAACACCTCAAGTGTATCTGGATTGTCAAATGAAAATAGTGAATGGAAGCTTAAATATTAGTTGGGACTACTTAAAAGAGATTTTTGAAATCAAACAGATAGATGAAATGTTCCAGTTCTTTATTCACAGTATTGATGGCTTTCTTTTGGACGAAGAAATTGATGTAAGAAGTACTTTAAAAGAACTCAATCAGTTGATTGAACAAAAGTATTCTAAGTATAATTCAAGGCAATCAATTATTAAAAAAAGTACGCAAAGTATATTGTCAGCGCTTAAAACCGTAAAAAAAGAATTTCCTAAAAAAATAGCTTTTTCTGAAGTAGATGATTCAATAACTTTTAATGAATTAGACAGAAAAAGTGATGATTTAGCTGAAGTGATAGATAGAGAAAAGCAGCGATACGATTTGAAAAAAATTAGGATAGGAATAGTTGGTAACAAGTCTATTAAAAGCACAGTTCAAATGCTGGCGGTAATCAAAACTTCAGATTCTTTTTGCTTTATTTCAGAAGATATGCCTGAAAATAGATATAGAAAACTTTTAAAAACGAGCAATATTCAGCTTCTGATAAAAGGAGAACGAGTCTTCAGAGCTGAACCTAGTTTAAGGTTAGAAAATGAATATCAAGAGATTCCACACGATGAACTTTATGTTATCTTTACTTCTGGAACAACTGGAGAACCAAAAGGAATATCAATTTCTGAGAGACCAGTACTTAACACCATCGATGATATTATAGTAAGAACGGGAATAAATCAAGAAGATGTTCTTTTTAATGTTTCAGACTTGTCCTTTGATCTGTCAGTGTTTGACCTATTAACTCCGTTACTTTCTGGATGTGAAACTATATTATGCCCAAATCCATCAAACTTGTTTCCATTTAAAGAAAAAATTTTACAAGCAACTTTTTGGAATTCAACACCTGGTTTGATGCAAACACTCTTATCAATTTTGATTGTAAAATTATGA
- a CDS encoding 4'-phosphopantetheinyl transferase family protein — protein MISEIYLVKKSTSKSNQSKYLNQLLNDKNPKYFSKSYSGEYAVVIISSMNPVAIDIEIKKSLTQEQMDIYTSFMYNNNDCISYSKVQQENFFKIWVIKEVYSKYFGEGLYIDFKEISIEQDELNRYKVSYKNKNHVTVKIIEQNNYVVAYICNHFKGENKNGNRNDRSSKSVSFREK, from the coding sequence ATGATAAGTGAAATATATTTAGTGAAAAAAAGTACAAGTAAGTCAAATCAGAGCAAGTACTTAAATCAATTGTTAAACGATAAAAATCCCAAATATTTTTCAAAATCTTATTCGGGAGAATATGCTGTGGTTATAATTTCATCTATGAATCCAGTTGCTATTGATATTGAAATAAAAAAGTCACTAACTCAGGAACAGATGGATATTTATACATCATTCATGTATAACAATAACGACTGCATTAGTTATTCAAAAGTTCAACAAGAAAATTTTTTTAAAATTTGGGTAATTAAAGAAGTATATTCAAAGTATTTTGGAGAAGGGTTGTATATTGATTTTAAAGAAATTAGTATCGAACAGGATGAACTCAATCGTTACAAAGTATCTTATAAAAATAAGAATCATGTAACGGTGAAGATAATCGAGCAAAATAATTATGTTGTTGCGTATATTTGTAATCATTTTAAGGGAGAAAATAAAAATGGAAATAGAAATGACAGAAGTTCAAAAAGCGTATCTTTTAGGGAGAAATGA
- a CDS encoding DEAD/DEAH box helicase, producing MSSFKQFQFNDFIMEALADKGFEQPTEVQEKLIPVIKKGKSVIGQSQTGSGKTHTFLLPLMNKVNPQLDEVQILITAPSRELANQIYQEAIQIAKFSQPEMRVTNFVGGTDKQRQIAKLKNQQPHVVIGTPGRILDLMNEQALKAHTAFAFVVDEADMTLDMGFLEEVDQIAGRLPNKLQMLVFSATIPEKLKPFLKKYMENPVVEHIQPKNIISETIDNWLISTKGKDKNRLIYHLLTIGHPYLVIIFANTKQRVDEITDYLKDQGLKVAKIHGDISPRERKRVMRQVQELEFQYVVATDLAARGIDIEGVSHVINAEVPSDLDFFIHRVGRTGRNGLDGTAITLYSPADEEAIAEVEQLGIEFHPKEIKDGEIIDTYDRNRRTKREKSKDALEDPTLIGLVKKKKKKIKPGYKKKIEWAISASNKQKRKVERRQQTRTAKKAKKNSYK from the coding sequence ATGAGTTCATTTAAACAATTTCAATTCAACGATTTTATCATGGAAGCATTAGCAGATAAAGGGTTTGAACAACCAACAGAAGTACAAGAAAAATTGATTCCTGTCATTAAAAAAGGCAAAAGTGTCATCGGTCAATCCCAAACAGGAAGTGGAAAGACGCATACATTTTTATTACCATTGATGAATAAAGTAAATCCTCAATTGGATGAAGTACAAATTCTGATTACGGCACCTAGTCGAGAATTAGCGAATCAAATTTATCAAGAGGCGATCCAAATCGCAAAATTCAGTCAGCCGGAAATGCGTGTGACAAACTTTGTCGGTGGTACAGATAAACAACGTCAAATCGCTAAATTAAAAAATCAGCAGCCTCATGTGGTGATTGGAACTCCTGGTCGGATTTTAGATTTGATGAACGAGCAGGCGTTAAAAGCGCATACGGCATTTGCCTTTGTTGTTGACGAAGCGGATATGACTTTGGACATGGGCTTTTTAGAAGAGGTGGATCAGATTGCTGGACGTTTGCCAAATAAACTGCAAATGTTGGTTTTCTCTGCAACTATTCCAGAAAAACTAAAACCTTTCTTGAAAAAATACATGGAAAATCCAGTGGTTGAACATATCCAGCCAAAAAATATTATCTCAGAAACGATCGACAATTGGTTGATTTCCACGAAAGGAAAAGACAAAAATCGTCTGATTTATCACTTATTAACGATTGGGCATCCGTATCTAGTAATTATATTTGCTAACACGAAACAACGCGTGGACGAGATTACTGATTACTTAAAAGATCAAGGATTAAAAGTCGCAAAAATCCACGGAGATATTTCTCCAAGAGAACGTAAACGTGTGATGCGTCAAGTTCAAGAGCTTGAATTCCAATACGTGGTAGCAACAGACCTTGCGGCAAGAGGAATTGATATTGAGGGTGTTTCTCATGTGATTAATGCGGAAGTGCCAAGTGATTTAGATTTCTTTATTCACCGTGTAGGTAGAACTGGAAGAAATGGTTTAGACGGTACAGCAATTACACTTTATTCACCTGCAGATGAAGAAGCTATTGCAGAGGTTGAACAATTAGGAATCGAATTCCATCCAAAAGAAATTAAAGACGGTGAAATTATAGACACCTATGATCGTAACCGTCGGACGAAACGTGAGAAAAGCAAGGATGCATTGGAAGATCCAACATTAATAGGTTTGGTGAAAAAGAAAAAGAAAAAAATCAAACCAGGCTACAAAAAGAAAATCGAATGGGCCATTTCAGCTAGCAATAAACAAAAACGTAAAGTTGAACGTCGTCAGCAAACACGGACGGCGAAAAAAGCTAAGAAGAATAGTTATAAATAA